A genomic stretch from Ooceraea biroi isolate clonal line C1 chromosome 3, Obir_v5.4, whole genome shotgun sequence includes:
- the LOC105276978 gene encoding methenyltetrahydrofolate synthase domain-containing protein: MTEALPQEVTKSSFRRKVWDYMTKNELVNFPVNIYKRIPNFKGAAEAAQRLVELDEFKKARAIKINPDKPQEPVRFLALEANKEIIVPIPRLRSGLFLHITPVAGATKEQLKTLASMRGLEQAGKPFGLDSHIKIDLVVLGSVCVSRDGYRLGKGEGFADLEFAMMMRMGTITEDTVVITTVHDCQIVDHLPAELFKEYDVPVDIIVTPTQTIFVKPRLRKPSGILWHMLSERRLKTMQVLQQLKEMDEKDGKTVALKEVDSDVETRPYIKNRVKYAKNKKRSNPKRDMTEDSVMDGTKDKTDKRFSRRRTYKKTKVEEKNNSSNAEIQTKMENNGKSASRRRKNLRARTKAHIDFSLKLSNISSGVRVRDLKNALLERGVKPSEITWQGYRGICYLHFSKLRGETALPDQPVQVDSIVANLQQLRIGEPANDGEEDFIHVEPAKPISRIEVTDVTTV; encoded by the exons ATGACGGAGGCACTAC CTCAGGAGGTGACAAAATCCAGTTTCCGTCGGAAAGTGTGGGACTACATGACGAAGAACGAGCTGGTAAACTTCCCCGTGAACATATACAAACGTATCCCGAATTTCAAAGGTGCCGCGGAAGCGGCGCAGCGATTGGTGGAACTGGATGAGTTCAAGAAGGCCAGAGCCATAAAAATCAATCCGGATAAGCCGCAGGAGCCCGTACGATTTCTGGCTTTGGAGGCCAACAAGGAGATCATCGTACCCATTCCCAGGTTGAGATCCGGTTTATTTCTGCACATCACACCGGTCGCTGGCGCAACGAAGGAACAATTAAAGACTCTGGCCTCGATGCGTGGCCTAGAACAAGCTGGTAAACCATTCGGACTCGACTCGCATATCAAG ATAGATCTCGTGGTGCTGGGATCGGTATGCGTCAGTCGGGATGGATACCGGCTCGGCAAAGGGGAGGGTTTCGCGGACCTCGAGTTCGCGATGATGATGAGAATGGGCACGATAACGGAAGACACGGTCGTTATCACGACGGTGCACGATTGCCAGATCGTGGACCACCTGCCGGCGGAATTGTTCAAAGAGTACGACGTGCCGGTGGATATAATCGTCACGCCGACGCAAACGATATTTGTGAAGCCGCGACTGAGGAAACCGTCCGGCATTCTGTGGCACATGCTCAGTGAACGAAGACTCAAAACCATGCAGGTATTACAGCAGCTCAAAGAGATGGATGAGAA AGATGGCAAGACCGTTGCTCTGAAGGAGGTCGACTCCGACGTGGAGACCCGTCCGTACATTAAAAATCGCGTCAAGTACGCGAAGAACAAAAAGCGTTCCAACCCGAAGAGGGACATGACGGAGGATTCCGTCATGGATGGTACCAAGGATAAAACGGACAAGCGCTTCTCGCGCAGGCGAACGTACAAGAAGACGAAAGTTGAGGAGAAGAATAATTCTTCCAACGCTGAAATACAA ACGAAAATGGAGAATAACGGCAAGAGCGCGTCCCGGCGCCGTAAGAATCTTCGTGCCAGGACGAAAGCGCACATCGACTTCTCGTTGAAGCTCTCCAACATCTCGTCCGGCGTGAGGGTTCGCGATCTCAAGAACGCGCTGCTGGAGCGCGGCGTCAAGCCGAGCGAGATAACTTGGCAGGGCTACCGCGGCATCTGTTACCTTCACTTCAGCAAACTCCGGGGCGAGACCGCCCTGCCGGATCAACCGGTCCAGGTGGACTCGATCGTGGCGAACCTGCAGCAGCTCCGTATCGGCGAGCCCGCGAACGACGGCGAGGAGGACTTCATACACGTCGAGCCCGCGAAACCGATTTCCAGAATCGAGGTGACCGACGTGACGACAGTTTAA
- the LOC105276976 gene encoding vesicle transport protein SEC20: protein MDPGKYVADLIRQDVVKHQLQVNALIQDIQQCSGPLELLDELNADGRGKIATLKSSIEQLASIAETEPNEDKKSELLAAVDSYKKQLNSSLVAFRKANIVSACAIDKLARENLFSMPEDQQNALRKRRDKQSLANTSSKVTDKLLSIARQLADTTQRSADTLDTLLTSSDKVGGTKGELEHQQQVILQSGKLLGKYGRREVTDKALLALAFAFFLACVFYILQKRLF from the exons ATGGATCCTGGAAAGTACGTCGCGGACTTGATACGTCAAGACGTCGTCAAGCACCAACTCCAAGTGAACGCTTTAATACAA GACATACAACAATGCAGCGGCCCTCTGGAGCTCTTGGATGAGCTGAACGCGGACGGCAGGGGCAAGATAGCGACGTTGAAGTCCTCCATTGAGCAGCTGGCGTCCATCGCCGAGACGGAACCGAATGAGGACAAGAAGAGCGAGCTGCTGGCCGCTGTAGACAGCTACAAGAAGCAGCTCAACTCCTCGCTGGTGGCCTTCCGCAAGGCGAACATCGTCAGTGCGTGCGCGATCGATAAACTGGCGAGGGAGAATTTATTCTCGATGCCCGAAGATCAGCAGAACGCTCTGCGGAAGCGACGCGACAAGCAGAGCCTGGCGAACACGTCCAGCAAGGTGACGGATAAGCTGCTGAGCATCGCGAGGCAACTGGCCGACACCACTCAGAGAAGCGCCGACACGCTGGACACTCTAC TGACGTCTTCGGACAAGGTCGGCGGTACGAAGGGCGAGTTGGAGCATCAGCAACAGGTGATACTGCAATCGGGGAAGCTCTTAGGGAAATACGGCAGACGGGAGGTCACTGACAAGGCACTGCTCGCGCTGGCGTTTGCCTTCTTCCTCGCCTGCGTATTTTACATTCTACAAAAAAGACTGTTTTAG
- the LOC105276977 gene encoding calsenilin isoform X2, protein MSDHGSVDGKGSCRSLRQPGISIKMQRSFRKMRESIQRITESIQDDDKHSLYIFPEQLSTLTWRTGFSKDEIRRLYRTFKQLCPRGCVITGNLKLAYAKLFPLGDPGRYAQIVFNSFDKDGDGIVSFSDLLRAMASIINGDVDQKLSWIFEFYDLNGDGCITRQEMLAIISAIYEMAQDAQSVQTAVNRQVDRFFEKMDADRDGVVTREEFMSGCKKHRDILHNQLTNID, encoded by the exons ATGTCAGATCACGGCAGCGTTGACGGCAAGGGTAGCTGCAGGTCTCTTCGCCAGCCCGGTATCTCGATAAAGATGCAACGGAGCTTCAGGAAGATGAGAGAGAGCATCCAAAGAATCACCG AGAGCATCCAGGATGACGACAAGCATTCACTGTACATCTTCCCCGAACAACTGTCCACCCTGACTTGGCGCACCGGCTTCTCCAAGGACGAGATTCGCAGGCTGTATCGCACCTTCAAGCAGCTATGCCCGAGGGGATGCGTGATCACGGGCAACTTGAAACTCGCATACGCCAAGCTGTTTCCGCTAGGCGATCCGGGCAGGTACGCGCAGATCGTGTTCAACAGTTTCGACAAGGACGGCGATGGTATTGTCAGCTTCAGCGATCTCCTGAGGGCCATGGCGTCGATTATCAACGGTGACGTGGATCAGAAACTCTCTTGGATATTTGA ATTCTATGATCTGAACGGGGACGGTTGCATCACGAGACAGGAGATGCTGGCCATAATATCCGCTATTTACGAGATGGCGCAGGACGCGCAGAGTGTTCAGACCGCGGTTAACAGGCAAGTGGACAGGTTCTTCGAGAAGATGGATGCAGATAGGGATGGCGTGGTTACCAGAGAAGAGTTTATGAGCGGTTGTAAAAAG CACAgagatattttacataatcaaTTAACTAACATTGATTAA
- the LOC105276979 gene encoding isocitrate dehydrogenase [NAD] subunit beta, mitochondrial, which produces MALLARNLCKTFSQAAQKSTVRALHVGAIRQQESAVEQERKTKCTLIPGDGVGPELVVAVQNVFKAADVPVDFEPYFLSEVNPTLSAPLDQVSNSIARNQVCLKGILATPDHSMTGELQTLNMKLRKSLDLYSNVVHVKSLPGVRSRHQNVDCVIIREQTEGEYSALEHESVKGVVECLKIVTATKSQRIAKFAFDYAVKNNRKKVTCVHKANIMKLGDGLFLKSCQEIAKLYPRITFETMIVDNCTMQMVSNPHQFDVMVMPNLYGNIVDNLASGLVGGAGVVAGASYSAECVVFEPGARHTYSEAVGKNVANPTAMLLCAVKLLNHVNLKRYGEQIREALNRVLNDGKVLTKDLGGQSSTTEFTAAVINSLR; this is translated from the exons ATGGCTTTGCTCGCGAGGAACCTCTGCAAAACGTTCTCTCAG GCTGCTCAGAAGAGCACAGTGAGGGCTCTACACGTAGGAGCAATACGGCAGCAAGAATCA GCAGTAGAACAAGAAAGGAAGACGAAATGCACTTTGATACCAGGAGACGGTGTTGGCCCGGAGCTTGTGGTTGCAGTTCAGAACGTGTTCAAGGCTGCGGACGTCCCGGTCGACTTCGAGCCTTATTTCCTGTCGGAAGTGAATCCCACTCTAAGCGCTCCCCTGGATCAGGTCTCCAATAGTATTGCTAGGAACCAAGTTTGCTTAAAG GGTATCCTGGCGACTCCGGATCACTCCATGACCGGAGAGTTGCAGACCTTGAATATGAAGCTACGTAAAAGTCTAGATCTGTACTCGAACGTGGTACACGTAAAGTCTCTGCCGGGTGTAAGATCGCGCCACCAGAACGTCGACTGCGTCATCATCAGGGAGCAAACGGAGGGAGAGTACTCCGCGTTGGAGCACGAGTCCGTAAAGGGGGTGGTTGAATGCCTGAAGATCGTAACTGCCACCAAGAGTCAGAGAATCGCGAAGTTCGCCTTCGACTACGCCGTGAAGAATAATCGCAAGAAAGTCACGTGTGTTCACAAAGCCAACATAATGAAGCTCGGCGATGGGCTCTTCCTCAAGTCGTGCCAGGAGATCGCGAAACTGTATCCCAG GATCACGTTCGAGACGATGATCGTCGACAATTGTACCATGCAGATGGTATCCAATCCGCACCAGTTTGACGTGATGGTGATGCCGAATCTGTACGGGAACATCGTGGATAATCTTGCCTCTGGGTTGGTTGGTGGTGCCGGAGTGGTCGCAGGAGCCAGTTACAGTGCTGAATGCGTCGTCTTTGAACCG GGTGCAAGGCACACGTACTCCGAGGCGGTCGGCAAGAACGTCGCGAATCCAACGGCGATGCTGCTGTGCGCGGTGAAGTTGCTGAACCACGTGAATCTCAAACGGTACGGCGAGCAGATCCGGGAGGCGCTGAACCGCGTGCTGAACGATGGCAAGGTGCTCACGAAGGATCTAGGCGGGCAGAGCTCGACGACGGAGTTCACCGCCGCCGTGATAAACAGCCTGCGCTAA
- the LOC105276980 gene encoding serine/threonine-protein kinase 32A yields the protein MGANQSTRSAPTPGEEVNFDHFQILRAIGKGSFGKVCIVQKRDSTGNMYAMKYVHKNECAERGALKNMAREVEILSKLEHPCLVNLWFSFQDEEDLFMVSDLLLGGDLRYHIQQEIVFSEESVVLFVAEIALALDYLQSHRIIHRDIKPDNILLDEEGHAHVTDFNIATVLEKGQLATSMSGTKPYIAPEIYMCSCEEYGIPGYGFPVDWWSLGILAWETLAMERPYPLHSTTSNREALRLLQEERSISSHWSSSIRDLLNRLLTLTPRDRVSSLKELKQVSAMKKLDFDKVLSKQIKPPFMPPKDHLNCDPTFELEEMIIETKPLHKKKKRLAKQRSLRVEYSGEDAALFAEAAGSSGDTRRLAYIPEYRVYNREREIERQERERKEKQWEEELNTAMKDAEEALGTKQQHLPAQRTGNRLSVSTTNVKARISASPRQGRRASATASSDIDFIDASPEPSTS from the exons ATGGGTGCCAATCAATCGACCCGGAGCGCGCCCACACCCGGAGAGGAAG TGAACTTCGATCATTTTCAAATCCTACGCGCCATCGGGAAAGGCAGCTTCGGCAAG GTCTGCATCGTGCAAAAACGTGACAGTACCGGCAATATGTACGCTATGAAGTACGTACATAAAAACGAATGTGCAGAACGAGGTGCTCTGAAGAACATGGCGAGGGAAGTGGAGATCCTGTCGAAGCTGGAACACCCCTGCCTGGTGAATTTATGGTTCAGCTTCCAGG ACGAGGAGGATCTCTTCATGGTGTCGGATTTGCTTTTGGGAGGTGACCTGAGATACCACATCCAGCAGGAGATTGTGTTCAGCGAGGAGAGCGTTGTGCTGTTCGTGGCGGAGATCGCGTTGGCGCTTGATTACCTGCAGAGCCACAGGATCATCCATCGCGACATCAAACCAGACAACATATTGCTGGACGAGGAGG GCCACGCCCATGTGACGGACTTCAACATCGCGACCGTACTCGAAAAGGGGCAGTTGGCGACTTCGATGTCTGGAACGAAACCCTATATAG CTCCGGAGATTTACATGTGCTCATGCGAAGAATATGGTATCCCTGGTTACGGATTCCCCGTCGATTGGTGGAGCCTGGGGATCCTCGCTTGGGAGACCTTAGCCATGGAAAGGCCGTATCCGCTTCACTCCACGACGTCCAACAGGGAAGCCCTGAGGCTATTGCAG GAGGAAAGGTCGATCTCTTCGCACTGGAGCTCGTCGATACGTGATCTCCTGAACCGTTTATTAACCCTGACGCCGAGGGACCGAGTGTCGAGTTTAAAGGAACTCAAACAGGTGAGCGCGATGAAGAAGCTGGACTTCGACAAGGTGCTGAGCAAGCAGATAAAGCCACCCTTCATGCCGCCCAAGGATCATTTGAACTGCGATCCCACCTTCGAGCTGGAGGAAATGATAATCGAGACGAAGCCGTTgcacaagaaaaagaaacgcctGGCGAAGCAAAG ATCGTTGAGGGTGGAGTACTCGGGGGAGGATGCCGCTCTATTCGCCGAGGCCGCCGGATCAAGCGGAGATACGCGAAGATTGGCTTACATCCCGGAGTATCGGGTATACAATCGCGAACGCGAGATCGAGAGGCAGGAGCgggagaggaaggagaaacAGTGGGAAGAGGAACTGAACACTGCCATGAAGGATGCCGAAGAAGCTCTCGG AACAAAGCAGCAACATCTGCCGGCCCAGCGAACCGGAAACCGGCTGAGCGTCTCTACGACGAACGTCAAAGCGCGCATAAGCGCGTCGCCAAGACAAGGTCGCCGTGCGAGCGCCACGGCGTCCTCGGACATCGACTTCATCGACGCGAGTCCGGAGCCTAGCACGTCCTAA
- the LOC105276977 gene encoding hippocalcin-like protein 4 isoform X1: MSDHGSVDGKGSCRSLRQPGISIKMQRSFRKMRESIQRITESIQDDDKHSLYIFPEQLSTLTWRTGFSKDEIRRLYRTFKQLCPRGCVITGNLKLAYAKLFPLGDPGRYAQIVFNSFDKDGDGIVSFSDLLRAMASIINGDVDQKLSWIFEFYDLNGDGCITRQEMLAIISAIYEMAQDAQSVQTAVNRQVDRFFEKMDADRDGVVTREEFMSGCKKDTIIYNQLLTFSKIW; encoded by the exons ATGTCAGATCACGGCAGCGTTGACGGCAAGGGTAGCTGCAGGTCTCTTCGCCAGCCCGGTATCTCGATAAAGATGCAACGGAGCTTCAGGAAGATGAGAGAGAGCATCCAAAGAATCACCG AGAGCATCCAGGATGACGACAAGCATTCACTGTACATCTTCCCCGAACAACTGTCCACCCTGACTTGGCGCACCGGCTTCTCCAAGGACGAGATTCGCAGGCTGTATCGCACCTTCAAGCAGCTATGCCCGAGGGGATGCGTGATCACGGGCAACTTGAAACTCGCATACGCCAAGCTGTTTCCGCTAGGCGATCCGGGCAGGTACGCGCAGATCGTGTTCAACAGTTTCGACAAGGACGGCGATGGTATTGTCAGCTTCAGCGATCTCCTGAGGGCCATGGCGTCGATTATCAACGGTGACGTGGATCAGAAACTCTCTTGGATATTTGA ATTCTATGATCTGAACGGGGACGGTTGCATCACGAGACAGGAGATGCTGGCCATAATATCCGCTATTTACGAGATGGCGCAGGACGCGCAGAGTGTTCAGACCGCGGTTAACAGGCAAGTGGACAGGTTCTTCGAGAAGATGGATGCAGATAGGGATGGCGTGGTTACCAGAGAAGAGTTTATGAGCGGTTGTAAAAAG GACACCATTATATACAACCAGTTGCTAACGTTTAGCAAAATTTGGTGA